ACTCGGGAGAAAGGCCTCGTCACAAGGGGCTCGGAGGGGGTAACTCCTCGTCACCGTCGCCCGCGAGTCCGTTGGGCGGCCCCGGACAAGACCCTTTCACTCCCAGTCCGCCCACGCGCGGCGTTCGGCCGCCGCGGCGGCGACGCCGCCGACGTTCAGCGCACCGTCCTCGGTGACGACGCGGTCGACGAGTCGCGCCGGCACCGCCTCGAACACCGGATTCTCGACCGAAATCGGCGCCTCGCCGCCGTAGAGTGTCGCCGGGTCGCCACCCTCGATTGGTAGTTCCTCGGGCGCGACCTTGTCCGCGGCACACGCCACGAGTACGGACACGTCCGCATCGCGCGCGGCGAGCGCCACTCCGCGCGTGCCGACCTTGTTGACGACGCGTCCGTCCGGGAAGACGGCGTCCGCGCCCGCGAGAACGGCGTCGCAGGCCGCGACGGCCGCCGGAACGTTCGCGTCCGTCGTGAGCGTCACCGCCGTCGCGTCGGCCAACTCCTCGGCGACGCCGACGCCCTCGCTTCCGGGTCGGGATTCGGCGACCCAGACGCGGTCGGGTTCATACTCGCGGAGCGCCGCGAGCACGGTCCCCGACCGGGAGAGCGTGAACACCACGCTCGCGTCCCCGAGTTCGGCGGCGGCCTCGCTGGCGGCGCGGTCGTCCGCTTCGGCGGCTTCCCCGGCCACCCGGCGCGCGCTGGCCTCGACCGCCTCGGGCGTCCGCCCGTCGGCCGCGTGCATCGCGCGGTTCACGCGGTTCCGGACGACCGCCATCCCCGGTTTCGCGTCGAGCAGCGCGCGCGCCGTCTCGGCGACAGCGTCCCAGTCGTCGGCGACCGCCGCCTCGTCGCGGAGCACGTCCAGCGCTCGCAGCGAGAGGTACGCCGACCCGTGTTCGCCGTCGCCCGCGACGCTCTCGGCGGTCGGACGCACGGCGTCGTAGGACGCCCAGAGGTCGGGGACGGTGTCGCGGCGCCGAATCTCGGTCGCCGGCACCCACTCGTGTTCCGCGGTCTCGTAGTTCGTCGTCACCGCCCGCGAGGGCACGTCGAACAGGAAGGGGTGGACGAGCCACGTGCCGTGGTCGGGGTCGTCGACCGCGAACGGGTCGCCGTGCCTGACGAGCGTCGCGTCGGTCAGCCCGGTCTCCTCGGCGATTTCCTCGCGGGCGAGCGCGTCCGGGTCGCCCTCGGCGTGGCCAGCGACGGCGCCCCACTTGCCTGGGTAGGAGCCGACCGCGTCGCTCCGTCGGAGCAAGAGCACGTCCGGGCCGTGTCGGAGGAACACGGTCACCACGTCGGTCGCCATGTCGGGAGCGTGGGCCGCGTCGCGCTTGAACCTATTTGCCGGTCGGCGCCGAACGTTCACGCATGCAAACCGTGGTAATCGTCAGCGACACGCACGTGCCGTCGCGGGCGCCCGAGATTCCGGACTTCGCGGCGAACGAGATGGAGGACGCCGACCTCGTGATTCACGCCGGCGACTTCGACAGCCGCGAGGCGTACGAGACGGTGCGAGACCTCGCGGACGACCTCGTGGCCGTCCACGGGAACACGGACCCGCGCGGCCTCCAACTCCCGGCGGTCGAGACGGTGTGGGTCGAGGACGTGCAGTTCGTCGTCACGCATGGCACCGGGCGGCTCGCGGGCTACGACGACCGCGTCGCCGAGAAGATTCGGGGGGCCCGCGACGACCCCGACGCCGTCGGCGTCTGCGGGCACACCCACGAACTCCGGGACTGGACCGTCGGGGACGTGCGCCTCCTGAACCCGGGGAGCGCGACGGGTGCGGAGCCAGCGGATTCGGCGTCGCTGCTGCTCGTAGACGTCGAGGGCGAGGACGCGGACGTGACGCCGCGCTGGGAGTGAGTCGTCTCCGGTACCGCCGGGGCTTTTGTCGGTGGCGTCGAACCCGGTGATATGCACGCGTTTGCGGTGTCGGGGCTGCCGGAGGTGCGGCCGGGGGACGACCTCGCCGCGCTGGTCGGCGACCGCGCCGAACTGGAGGACGGCGACGTGGTCTGCGTCGCCAGCACCGTGGTGTCGAAGGCCGAGGGGCGGACGGCG
The nucleotide sequence above comes from Halobacterium litoreum. Encoded proteins:
- a CDS encoding NUDIX domain-containing protein, which gives rise to MATDVVTVFLRHGPDVLLLRRSDAVGSYPGKWGAVAGHAEGDPDALAREEIAEETGLTDATLVRHGDPFAVDDPDHGTWLVHPFLFDVPSRAVTTNYETAEHEWVPATEIRRRDTVPDLWASYDAVRPTAESVAGDGEHGSAYLSLRALDVLRDEAAVADDWDAVAETARALLDAKPGMAVVRNRVNRAMHAADGRTPEAVEASARRVAGEAAEADDRAASEAAAELGDASVVFTLSRSGTVLAALREYEPDRVWVAESRPGSEGVGVAEELADATAVTLTTDANVPAAVAACDAVLAGADAVFPDGRVVNKVGTRGVALAARDADVSVLVACAADKVAPEELPIEGGDPATLYGGEAPISVENPVFEAVPARLVDRVVTEDGALNVGGVAAAAAERRAWADWE
- a CDS encoding metallophosphoesterase family protein, whose translation is MQTVVIVSDTHVPSRAPEIPDFAANEMEDADLVIHAGDFDSREAYETVRDLADDLVAVHGNTDPRGLQLPAVETVWVEDVQFVVTHGTGRLAGYDDRVAEKIRGARDDPDAVGVCGHTHELRDWTVGDVRLLNPGSATGAEPADSASLLLVDVEGEDADVTPRWE